Genomic window (Primulina eburnea isolate SZY01 chromosome 8, ASM2296580v1, whole genome shotgun sequence):
TGGTAATAGTAGCTAGTAAAACATGGTTGTTATTCTTGTCCAAAATTCACATAGATTGGGTTTtagttattattaaaaaaaaattgcatggaTTGAGGATTAATACTCAAATGCACGTTTAGAAGAAGAGTTGTTTCGATTAAAATAcatttataatttcaaaaataatatataatcgTAAGTATCACTTTCAGTATAAATACTCCGACATGAAACAAGGCATCCTTGGCTCTTTCTTTGTGAGTGAAGGCCTGACTGGGCCGCTTGGCTCTTTCtttacttattattattatttttaattaaatgaattCTATTaaattggtaaaaaaaaattctggaGATCGGAATATTATTGATGAATAGGTGAGAGCTTAAAGGAGTAGCCGTCACCTACAAACAAAGGGTGGACAATGTGGCGCCCAGAATTTTATCAATGCACTTTTAAACAAACAATAAATGAATAGATGCAATTACACAAGCAAGCACTCTATTGAACATAACCTCACAGTTAGTGGTGGCAGGCTAACCAGCGTCGTCACATCAAAGCTGGCAAGTAACAACTTCACACAAAATAGCGCATGCCAATGTTTATTCAGTAGAGAAGGAATATGGGTCCGTGATAGCGACACCCGTTCTAATAACGAGGGTGAAGGGCAAGTTTCCCACTAAATATGAATGGACCACCCCCACAATGTATAAGTCCTAGGTCCACATCCGGCTACGAACAAGTTGGAGATGCAATTATACTATACTTGCTAAAAGGAACAAAATATCCTCTTCGAGTCTAGAggaatgaaaaaatattgctACTCAATGACCGTGTATAGAAGATTGTATATGCATATCTCCATTTCACAAGTCCACAAAGATGCTTGTTGTAGTTCTGAAGTGGTTGTAAAATCATTTGTTTTTCCCAACAAGAAACTAGAACTACAAATAATTCTTTGATATCTTTGTTTTTGACAACCTGATGACGGCAACAAAAGCGAATCAATTCTGTCAGGATTTTTCTTCAAACAACATTAAAATACATTTGGAATGAAAAATGTAACGAAGAATCGATAAAAACTACATAAATCTATGTTTGCAGGAATTAAAAGTATGAAAGTAACAACATGTACAGCAGGAGTTACCGGTCACCACCATTGATGCACCAGAACTCCACTTTTCCTAAGAGAGGTAAACAGCTCCAAGCACTGCCCATATGTTTTCTGGTACTTGCTTGTTCTCTCTCCCGGGCAGCATTTCTGCCACCTATTGTAATGACATTCAAGAAACAGCTCGTCGATCAAACAAATAGCTCCTGTCTCAAACAACATAGGAATCAAATCAAATTCAGTCCCTTCCACATCCATCTTCATCACCACATAATCTTTCTCCGTTACCGTATTCTTTAACCAATTCGAAAAATCAAATCCCTGGATCTCATCTACGTCACCAGAGGAACTAGAACTACCAGAGGACTGAGTTGGTTGAATTCTCCCCATCCCTCTACCTTTTTCTAGCTTTTTATGACCAGGGCCTTCGTTTATTTCAAAGAACAGGCTCTCATTTCGCACCCAAGCTGCATAGGGGAGTAAAGTAACACCTTTCTTGTTCTTGTACTCGTCATGATAAGTCCTATCAGCTTCGATCGCGTAGATCTCGAACGTCTTATTTTGCTTTGGATATTGCTTCTTAAACCAACTGACAATGCTAGAGCCATAGCTCCTAGCTCCAACATCCACATACACATACTTCGTCTTAAAACTAATATCAGCCATGGAAGGCAAGTACTTTATGTTCTGAATGTTCTTCTTCAAAGTAATCCATGGTTTTTTCGGTTCTTCTTCAATCAAAGGCTCAGCTTTCCTAATCAAATTCAGTTTATAAGCGGCGACAGAGCATTTATTGTCCAGATCACTACCAACTTTTTCAACCAGTCGACCACTATTCCCGTTGACATGCACCTTTTGCATCACAATTTCGCGAATGAAAGGCACATCGGAATCTAACCCAACAAAATCCTGACTCTT
Coding sequences:
- the LOC140839932 gene encoding uncharacterized protein, with the translated sequence MEPSWGKPNFLRNVLVRLFLLCVFIIALRFAYVVTIRGESCDIGDFCFFSLPENFTLVAGAGKLNKASSSGVQSAPMPKKVPDLWSTKGFQKAVGFYSSVFQDLISDGFLSLNSKTLCVETPTGADVFALKELGVEDSVGIAKKGFKPLVVSGQGFKHPFDDENFDFVFCGGGVVEKSLRPGDFAAEITRTMKPEGFLVTLTTANDTYSFESFLDLFHSFKLVKSQDFVGLDSDVPFIREIVMQKVHVNGNSGRLVEKVGSDLDNKCSVAAYKLNLIRKAEPLIEEEPKKPWITLKKNIQNIKYLPSMADISFKTKYVYVDVGARSYGSSIVSWFKKQYPKQNKTFEIYAIEADRTYHDEYKNKKGVTLLPYAAWVRNESLFFEINEGPGHKKLEKGRGMGRIQPTQSSGSSSSSGDVDEIQGFDFSNWLKNTVTEKDYVVMKMDVEGTEFDLIPMLFETGAICLIDELFLECHYNRWQKCCPGERTSKYQKTYGQCLELFTSLRKSGVLVHQWW